From a single Ascaphus truei isolate aAscTru1 chromosome 2, aAscTru1.hap1, whole genome shotgun sequence genomic region:
- the LOC142488039 gene encoding uncharacterized protein LOC142488039 — MDPHLFSFPVVVPERLEIKSEKEETDTEEHVTPIKEEIDAFPVCGFPVVVLERLEIKSEKEEPNTEEHVTPIKSETVPFPISENGLNEEQNLSSDTSRSCLTPRSPEVPLNNDSCHVLDTYKEPVPHDGELTDIVQHTAETDSKYGSSKRYARDLRRSHDAQNFLCCQCGKSFSLYRDLLTHLCVPAREQTFTCTDGGSGFSLKGKLHSQQMIQTAVTPFTCIVCGKQLSTKRTLLNHQRIHTGEKPFTCSECGKPFSSPKNLLRHQMTHIGEKPFTCAECSKSFSHKTELLNHERIHTGEKTFSCSECGKPFSSPNNLLRHQMTHTGEKPFTCAECNKSFSLKANLLNHERIHTGEKPFTCSECGKQFSTKTYLRRHQMTHTGEKPFPCSECGKQFNTKGHLLRHQMTHTGEKPFTCSECGKQFSTKTYLHSHQMTHTGEKPFTCTVCSKSFSWKTELLNHERIHTGEKPFTCTVCGKQFSIKKNVFRHQRTHTGEKPFTCAVCGKQLSTKSDLRRHQMTHTGEKPFTCSECGKQFNTKGHLLRHQMTHTGEKPFTCSECGKQFSTKSHLHKHQMTHTGEKPFTCTVCSKSFSRKMELLNHERIHTGEKPFTCTVCGKQFSIKKNFFRHQMTHTGEKTFTCSECGKQFCTKSHLLRHQMTHTGEKTFTCSECGKQFSTKSDLLRHQMTHTGAKTLTCSECGIQFSTKSHLLRHQMTHTGEKPFTCSECGKQFSTKSHLLRHQMTHTGEKTFTCSECGIQFSTKSHLLRHQMTHTGEKTFTCSECGKQFSTKSNLLRHQMTHTGEKTFTCSECGKQFSTKSNLLRHQMTHTG; from the exons atggatccaCACTTGTTTA gtttcccagtggttgtacccgagaggttagagattaagtcagagaaagaagagaCAGACACTGAGGAACAtgtgaccccaataaaggaagaaatagatgcatttccgGTTTGTG gtttcccagtggttgtgctggagaggttagagattaagtctgagaaagaagaaccgaacacagaggaacatgtgaccccaataaagagtgaaactgttccatttcctATCTCTG agaACGGCCTGAATGAGGAACAGAACTTGAGCTCTGATACATCCAGAAGCTGCCTGACTCCTCGCAGCCCAGAAGTGCCACTTAACAATGATTCCTGCCACGTTTTGGACACATAcaaggaaccagtgccacatgatggtgaacttacagacattgtacagcacacagcggagacggactctaaatatgggtccagcaaaaggtatgcGAGAGATTTAAGAAGAAGCCACGATGCTCAGAATTTTCtctgttgtcagtgtggcaaaagcttctcactctacagggacctgctcacacacctttgtgtccccgctagagagcaaacctttacatgtacagatgGTGGGAGCGGTTTCTCACTGAAGGGGAAACTTCATTCACAGCAGATGATTCAGACAGCAGTGACTCCTTTTACTTGTATagtgtgtgggaaacagttaAGTACCAAGAGGACCCTCCTCAATcatcagaggattcatacaggggagaaaccattcacatgttcagagtgtgggaaaccatTCAGTTCTCCGAAAAATCTCCTCaggcaccagatgactcatataggagagaaaccattcacatgtgcagagtgtagtaaaagcttttctcataAGACTGagctcctcaaccatgagcggattcatacaggagagaaaacattttcatgttcagagtgtgggaaaccatTCAGTTCTCCGAAtaatctcctcagacaccagatgactcatacaggagagaaaccattcacatgtgcagagtgtaataAAAGCTTTTCTCTGAAGGCGAAtctcctcaaccatgagcggattcatacaggagaaaaaccattcacatgttcagagtgtgggaaacaattcagtactaagacATACCTCcgcagacaccagatgactcatacaggagaaaaaccattcccATGTTCAGAATGTGGGAAACAATTTAATACTAAGggccacctcctcagacaccaaatgactcatactggagagaaaccattcacatgttcagagtgtgggaaacaattcagcaCTAAGACATACCTCCACAgccaccagatgactcatacaggagaaaaaccattcacatgtacagtgtgtagtaaaagcttttcttggaagacggagctcctcaaccatgagcggattcatacaggggagaaaccattcacatgtacagtgtgtgggaaacaattcagtattaagaaaaACGTCTTCAGACACCAGaggactcatacaggagaaaaaccattcacatgtgccgTGTGTGGGAAACAATTAAGTACTAAGAGCGACCTCcgcagacaccagatgactcatacaggagaaaaaccattcacatgttcagaatGTGGGAAACAATTTAATACTAAGggccacctcctcagacaccagatgactcatacaggagaaaaaccattcacatgttcagagtgtgggaaacaattcagcaCTAAGAGCCACCTCCAcaaacaccagatgactcatacaggagaaaaaccattcacatgtacagtgtgtagtaaaagcttttctaggAAGATGGagctcctcaaccatgagcggattcatacaggggagaaaccattcacatgtacagtgtgtgggaaacaattcagtattaagaaaaacttcttcagacaccagatgactcatacaggagaaaaaacattcacatgttcagagtgtgggaaacaattttgtactaagagccacctcctcagacaccagatgactcatacaggagaaaaaacattcacatgttcagagtgtgggaaacaatttagtACTAAGAGCgatctcctcagacaccagatgactcatacaggagcaAAAACATtgacatgttcagagtgtgggataCAATTTAGTACTAAGagccacctcctcagacaccagatgactcatacaggagaaaaaccattcacatgttcagagtgtgggaaacaatttagtACTAAGAGCcatctcctcagacaccagatgactcatacaggagaaaaaacattcacatgttcagagtgtgggataCAATTTAGTACTAAGagccacctcctcagacaccagatgactcatacaggagaaaaaacattcacatgttcagagtgtgggaaacaatttagtactaagagcaacctcctcagacaccagatgactcatacaggagaaaaaacattcacatgttcagagtgtgggaaacaatttagtactaagagcaacctcctcagacaccagatgactcatactggatag